In Elusimicrobiota bacterium, one DNA window encodes the following:
- the hrcA gene encoding heat-inducible transcription repressor HrcA, which translates to MRTLSPIEQEDRKRKLLQAIIHQYIKTAKPVGSAFIAGQKHLDLSPATIRNIMGELEREGYLTHPHTSAGRVPTDKAYRFYVDSLVELQKLAIKEEERLKRDYQSRAREIEELMLSTSKTLSAMSQYTGFVLTPAIDQERLQHVELIALEPRRVLAVLVSDTGVVKHRQVIFERPYPREFLDELTRLLNDRLRGKPFTDVRDTLLDHIEAIHQRQMDLLDVARRITQQAFDLSTAGDLYLEGTGNILSLPDFSGQEDLRSLVHLLDEKRTLGEMIGRDMADGRAPSYSGVKVKIGSENKSPDLKNLSLVSSTYTVGGRQMGVLGIIGPKRMEYSRMISLVNHVAQIVSQTLSRRLEDQ; encoded by the coding sequence ATGCGAACGCTCTCCCCCATCGAACAGGAAGACCGCAAGCGGAAGCTGCTGCAGGCGATCATCCACCAATACATCAAGACCGCCAAGCCGGTGGGGTCCGCTTTTATCGCGGGTCAAAAACATTTGGACCTCTCCCCGGCCACGATCCGGAACATCATGGGGGAACTGGAGCGCGAAGGGTATTTGACGCATCCCCACACCTCCGCGGGCCGGGTCCCCACGGACAAGGCCTATCGATTTTACGTGGACAGCCTGGTGGAGCTTCAAAAACTGGCCATCAAGGAAGAGGAGCGCCTCAAGCGGGATTACCAATCCCGGGCCCGGGAAATCGAAGAGCTCATGCTGTCGACCTCCAAAACCCTCTCGGCCATGTCCCAGTACACGGGCTTTGTGCTGACGCCGGCCATCGACCAGGAGCGCCTGCAGCACGTGGAATTGATCGCCCTGGAACCCCGGCGGGTTTTGGCGGTGCTGGTGAGCGACACGGGCGTGGTCAAGCACCGGCAGGTGATTTTCGAGCGGCCCTACCCCCGGGAATTTTTGGACGAGCTCACGCGCCTTTTGAACGACCGCCTTCGGGGAAAACCCTTTACCGACGTGCGGGACACCCTGCTGGACCACATCGAGGCCATCCACCAGCGGCAGATGGATTTGTTGGACGTGGCCCGGCGGATCACCCAGCAGGCCTTCGACCTATCGACCGCCGGGGACCTTTATTTGGAAGGGACGGGGAACATCCTCTCGCTCCCGGACTTCAGCGGCCAGGAGGACCTGCGCTCCCTGGTCCACCTGCTGGACGAAAAGCGCACCCTGGGCGAAATGATCGGCCGGGACATGGCCGACGGCCGGGCGCCGTCCTATTCCGGCGTGAAAGTCAAAATCGGGTCCGAAAACAAATCCCCGGACCTCAAGAATTTAAGCCTCGTGTCCTCCACCTACACGGTGGGGGGACGGCAAATGGGCGTGTTGGGCATCATCGGCCCCAAGCGCATGGAGTATTCCCGCATGATCAGCCTGGTGAACCACGTGGCCCAGATCGTTTCACAGACGTTAAGCCGCCGTTTGGAGGATCAATGA